The Schistocerca nitens isolate TAMUIC-IGC-003100 chromosome 7, iqSchNite1.1, whole genome shotgun sequence genome contains a region encoding:
- the LOC126195718 gene encoding facilitated trehalose transporter Tret1-like, with the protein MAGKAAEAKLLPQCAAAFVVNLATLANGYCLGWPAVALPVLESNGTALRPSPLESPLTKDEASWVAAAMILASSFTPPLYSAVSARWGRKVAGYLSAAPFALGGVLLVQGRSLGWLVAARLFAGVGSGGVLALAPHYVAEVAQERHRGALGTVFAIQLNMGILLAYVVGAVATYRSVCALCIALPTVFVAAWTALPETPQYLLSRGRDVDALRSLRWLRGADYDVEEELERLKKSAASTSRDEDTGRAQEKPSLADFFMDRASRRAFITVLVLIANLQLCGNFIVMNYAVELFSEAGSSVPAAWAAVVVAALQLAASALTSQLVDRAGRRPLLLASNAAIAGSLAALGGYFYAKRLGLDVSPVWWLPVASLSLFVAACNLGVAALVFVILNEMFAPDMAHIAISIGIPTFLLAAFAVLKAYVYMLAWLDIYGSYWLFAACTLASNVYIFFFLPETKGRPIADIVAELNGGAKKSARHEMYDPVAQSEKA; encoded by the exons TGAACCTGGCGACGCTGGCGAACGGCTACTGCCTGGGCTGGCCGGCGGTGGCGCTGCCCGTGCTGGAGAGCAACGGCACGGCGCTGCGGCCCAGCCCGCTGGAGTCGCCGCTGACCAAGGACGAGGCCTCGTGGGTGGCGGCGGCCATGATCCTGGCCAGCTCCTTCACGCCGCCGCTGTACAGCGCGGTGAGCGCGCGCTGGGGCCGCAAG GTGGCGGGCTACCTGTCTGCCGCGCCGTTCGCGCTGGGCGGTGTGCTGCTGGTGCAGGGCCGCTCGCTGGGCTGGCTGGTGGCTGCGCGCCTGTTCGCCGGCGTGGGCTCGGGCGGCGTGCTGGCCCTGGCGCCGCACTACGTGGCCGAGGTCGCGCAGGAGCGCCACCGCGGCGCCCTGGGCACCGTCTTCGCCATCCAGCTCAACATGGGCATCCTGCTGGCCTACGTGGTCGGCGCCGTCGCCACCTACCGCAGCGTCTgcgcgctctgcatcgcgctgcCCACCGTCTTCGTCGCGGCGTGGACCGCCCTGCCGGAGACCCCGCAGTACCTGCTGTCCCGCGGTCGGGACGTCGACGCCCTCAGGTCGCTGCGGTGGCTGCGCGGAGCCGACTACGACGTCGAAGAAGAGCTGGAGCGCCTCAAGAAATCCGCGGCGTCCACTTCCCGAGATGAGGACACCGGTCGCGCCCAGGAGAAACCGTCCTTGGCCGACTTCTTCATGGACCGCGCTTCGCGACGCGCCTTTATCACG GTGCTGGTGCTGATCGCGAACCTGCAGCTGTGCGGCAACTTCATCGTGATGAACTACGCGGTGGAGCTGTTCTCGGAGGCGGGCAGCAGCGTGCCGGCGGCGTGGGCGGCCGTGGTGGTGGCCGCGCTGCAGCTGGCCGCCAGCGCGCTCACCTCGCAGCTGGTGGACCGCGCCGGCCGCCGCCCGCTGCTGCTGGCCTCCAACGCCGCCATCGCCGGCAGCCTCGCCGCGCTCGGCGGCTACTTCTACGCCAAGCGGCTCGGCCTAGACGTCTCCCCCGTCTGGTGGCTGCCCGTGGCGTCGCTCTCGCTCTTCGTCGCCGCCTGCAACCTGGGCGTCGCCGCGCTCGTCTTCGTCATCCTCAACGAGATGTTCGCGCCCGACATGGCGCACATCGCCATCTCCATCGGCATCCCCACCTTCCTGCTGGCCGCCTTCGCGGTGCTCAAGGCCTACGTGTACATGCTCGCCTGGCTGGACATCTACGGCTCCTACTGGCTGTTTGCCGCCTGCACCCTGGCCTCCAACGTGTACATCTTCTTCTTCCTGCCAGAGACGAAGGGTCGGCCGATTGCCGACATCGTAGCGGAGCTGAACGGTGGCGCGAAGAAGTCTGCGCGCCACGAAATGTACGATCCCGTCGCACAGTCAGAGAAAGCGTGA